Proteins from one Larimichthys crocea isolate SSNF chromosome XX, L_crocea_2.0, whole genome shotgun sequence genomic window:
- the kmt2e gene encoding inactive histone-lysine N-methyltransferase 2E isoform X4, producing the protein MSIVIPVGVDTADTSYLDMAAGSDRPESVEASPVVVEKSSYPHQIYSSSSHHSHSYIGLPYADHNYGARPPPTPPASPPPSMLIRQGEGGLFVPGGQDEASRGTTLSTSEDGSYGADITRCICGFTHDDGYMICCDKCSAWQHIDCMGIDRQNIPETYLCERCQPRHLDRERAILLQTRKRECLSDGDTSATESGDEVPLELYSTFQHTPTTITLTTARLGNKQADKKRKKSGDKEPPASSARAKKAFREGSRKSSRVKGAAPEQEPTESLWENKIKTWMERYEEASSNQYSEDVQVLLRVKEQGDGKSLAYNTHPASFKPPVESQVQKNKKILKAVRDLAPDSLIIEYRGKFMLRQQFEANGYFFKRPYPFVLFYSKFDGLEMCVDARSFGNEARFIRRSCTPNSEVRHVIEDGMLHLYIYSLRPITKGTEITIGFDFDYGSCKYKVDCACVKGNQECPVLKHNLEPTENLVGRRRGSRKDKETVRDDLGQNQNMGLDGEGKGKSVGDGKQRKLSPLRLSISNNQANPAEQSHLPVGAASSWKELKHKEVNFTPPIYQPPHHHLSPKSPRETREERKMEAILQAFARMEKREKRREQALERIGSIKSEVGGRSDIKEEPPATPETADSPAVMQPLLEVKEEPGLKPAKVKGSRNRKSFSRNRTHIGQQRRRARTISTCSDLQPGSPIESVEPLSNEAPEGETPTAPEPEAISSQAPDTSPPHSSSPAPDRNRTGSKNFKTKKHFVSEWVGEKQQDRGAVRTPEPAPERPLRISSDPEVLATQLNALPGMACSPQVYSTPKHYVRFSSPFLANRSPTTPGVPTGRRRSRELPETPPTTGSCKKRWLKQALEEEGSTSPARRPSLLMPCEGPLSPSINGDSDSPLPYNGTCSLPELPTPLKKRRLSPLDACMSESSTPYGSPCATPTRADQSETPATPILLATPPRPRTEEPSTEPPPNTPTQTLNAPLESESSVESSPELSRKPSVQEADRPPSLVSSPCIRAPSSDGLPAEAKVSVPESPQPPVADSVDCGEDRTDGGVVEGSSEPSSSAETCASSFPGWIKSPDRGPTGPAGLNFSPVNSNLRDLTPSHTLEPLAAPFRPDAAAGAAAGSTAGTGSLVGPQAPFSEGQGQLFYPCSEEGGSLGFSRSLNGDGSGEGGGSAQNPPQKKKVSLLEYRKRQREARRSGSKTECSSPVSTVPPLTVDAFPVALETTSEPPLPPAPTAVCNANNTIVVKEPQTSEEAETPGEKGEKEGGEGQWTSSTSVEQARERSYHRALLLSKDKDTDGETEGGDTPALRDCPSPSLQKTPTHTPCSPGPLAQSTNRPPKEEDGDGQPSKPAGPKSAPLTPTKLHPTPLPSSPVHYPGPSLLHSPKPQPQGSPYRSQRALFSAQPQNQPQPQAQTGPAPFPQYNTQSAPPPPPPPPPAPPASTAYFPSQSPSPAGPFPGFKPAVTPPYPPCSQPLMQTLPHSVHYQSSAAPPPPPPPPPHPMPGPTLLHVNLQPPPIQQHQLMLTTAPPPPPPPQGQTSQQQQQQPPAGSSLLSLTPPPPPPPPPPAPSTNAPMQAHHFQNLGGFQPALLHPGGAATNPSVPQSTYPPPLQQTGLPPPPPPPPQQTQQGQAQAAASQMPSGTRGAPASSTPFHSSGYLSTGWH; encoded by the exons CAGACCAGAATCGGTGGAGGCCAGCCCTGTGGTGGTGGAAAAGTCCAGCTACCCACACCAGATCTACAGCAGCAGTTCTCACCATTCCCACAGTTACATTGGCCTGCCTTACGCT GACCATAACTATGGGGCGCGGCCCCCACCTACACCACCagcctcccctcccccctccatgTTGATCCGACAAGGAGAGGGGGGGTTGTTTGTTCCAGGGGGCCAGGACGAAGCATCAAGGGGCACGACGCTCAGCACCTCAGAGGATGGCAGCTACGGGGCTGACATCACCCGCTGCATCTGTGGCTTCACCCACGATGACGGCTACATGATCTGCTGTGATAAGTGCAG tgCCTGGCAGCATATAGACTGCATGGGCATCGACAGGCAGAACATTCCTGAGACCTACCTGTGTGAACGCTGCCAACCACGACACCTGGATCGAGAGAGGGCCATCCTGCTGCAGACCAGGAAACGGGAATGTTTGTCTG ATGGGGACACGAGTGCTACAGAGAGTGGAGATGAGGTGCCGCTAGAGCTCTACTCCACCTTCCAACACACGCCTACCACCATCACCCTGACTACCGCGCGCCTTGGCAATAAGCAGGCTGATAAGAAACGCAAAAAGAGCGGTGATAAAGAGCCTCCAGCGTCTTCTGCCCGAGCAAAGAAG GCCTTCCGAGAAGGGTCCAGAAAGTCCTCCAGAGTAAAG ggTGCAGCGCCAGAGCAGGAGCCAACAGAGTCCCTGTgggagaacaagatcaagacGTGGATGGAGCGTTATGAGGAGGCCAGCAGCAATCAGTACAGCGAGGATGTCCAGGTCCTGTTGCGTGTCAAAGAACAAGGCGATGGCAAGAGCCTGGCGTACAACACGCACCCTGCCTCTTTCAAACCCCCTGTGGAG AGTCAAGttcagaagaacaagaagatcCTCAAAGCGGTGCGAGACTTGGCCCCAGACTCCCTCATCATTGAGTACAGGGGCAAGTTCATGCTCAGACAGCAGTTTGAGGCCAACGGATACTTCTTTAAGAG gCCATACccatttgtgttattttattctaaatttGACGGACTGGAGATGTGCGTGGACGCTCGTAGCTTCGGCAACGAAGCGCGCTTCATCCGTCGCTCCTGCACCCCTAATTCTGAA GTGCGGCACGTCATTGAGGACGGCATGCTGCATTTATACATCTACTCATTGAGGCCGATCACCAAGGGCACAGAGATCACCATCGGTTTTGATTTTGACTATGGCAGCTG TAAATACAAGGTGGACTGTGCCTGCGTGAAGGGGAATCAGGAGTGCCCGGTGCTCAAGCACAACCTCGAACCCACAGAGAACCTGGTCGGCCGGCGCAGAGGGAGTCGTAAGGACAAGGAGACGGTTCGAGACGACCTgggccagaaccagaacatgGGTCTGGACGGCGAGGGGAAGGGCAAGAGCGTGGGCGACGGCAAACAGAGGAAGCTCTCTCCTCTTCGCCTCTCTATCTCAAACAACCAG GCCAACCCAGCGGAGCAGTCCCATCTCCCTGTCGGGGCGGCTTCCAGCTGGAAAGAACTGAAACACAAGGAGGTAAACTTTACTCCACCCATCTACCAgcctccccaccaccacctctccccCAAATCTCCCAGAGAG AcacgagaggagaggaagatggaggccATCCTGCAAGCGTTTGCCCgaatggagaagagagagaagcgaAGGGAGCAGGCGCTGGAAAGAATCGGTAGCATCAAGTCGGAGGTCGGGGGACGCAGTGACATCAAGGAGGAGCCTCCAGCCACGCCAGAGACGGCAGATTCTCCAGCTGTTATGCAG CCGCTCctggaggtgaaagaggagcCAGGATTAAAGCCGGCCAAGGTCAAAGGCTCGAGGAACAGGAAAAGTTTCTCAAGGAACCGCACGCACATTGGCCAACAGCGCCGGAGAGCTCGCACCATCAGCAcctgctctgacctgcagcctGGCTCTCCAATTGAATCTGTGGAGCCTCTGAGCAACGAAGCCCCCGAAGGAGAGACACCCACCGCACCAGAGCCGGAGGCAATCTCTTCCCAAGCACCAGACACCAGCCCTCCGCACAGCAGCTCACCTGCACCTGACAGAAACCGCACCGGGAGCAAGAACTTCAAAACTAAAAAG cacttTGTGAGTGAGTGGGTGGGAGAGAAGCAGCAGGACCGTGGTGCAGTACGAACCCCAGAGCCGGCCCCCGAGAGGCCGCTGAGAATAAGCAGTGACCCCGAAGTACTCGCCACACAGCTGAACGCCCTCCCAGGCATGGCCTGCTCTCCACAGGTCTACAGCACGCCCAAACACTACGTCCGCTTCTCGTCCCCTTTCCTGGCGAACCGCAGTCCGACAACTCCCGGAGTCCCCACTGGGAGACGGCGTTCCAGAGAACTGCCAGAAACGCCGCCAACCACCGGCTCCTGCAAGAAG CGATGGTTGAAGCAGGCCCTTGAGGAAGAGGGATCCACCAGCCCAGCCAGACGACCAAGCCTCCTCATGCCCTGTGAGGGTCCTCTTAGCCCCTCAATCAACGGAGACTCTGACAGCCCTCTTCCCTACAATGGCACCTGCTCGCTACCTG AGTTGCCCACGCCTTTGAAAAAGCGCCGGTTGAGTCCATTAGATGCCTGTATGTCTGAGAGCTCCACACCCTACGGCTCCCCTTGTGCCACGCCCACCAGGGCAGACCAATCGGAGACACCCGCAACCCCCATCTTACTGGCTACCCCACCGCGTCCCAGAACGGAGGAGCCCAGTACAGAGCCCCCGCCCAACACCCCAACGCAGACACTTAACGCCCCTCTGGAG AGTGAATCCTCTGTGGAGAGCTCCCCAGAGCTCAGCCGGAAACCCAGTGTACAAGAG GCCGATCGTCCTCCTTCGTTGGTCTCCTCTCCCTGCATCAGGGCTCCCAGTTCAGACGGACTCCCGGCTGAAGCCAAAGTGTCGGTTCCTGAGAGTCCACAGCCTCCGGTCGCCGACTCTGTGGACTGTGGAGAGGACAGGACCGATGGTGGGGTTGTAGAAGGCAGTAGTGAGCCTTCCTCGTCCGCAGAAACATGTGCTTCCTCTTTTCCTGGCTGGATAAAAAGCCCAGACAGAGGCCCGACTGGACCAGCTGGCCTGAACTTCTCTCCAGTCAACTCAAACCTAAGGGACCTCACCCCCTCACACACTCTGGAGCCCCTGGCGGCTCCCTTCAGGCCCGACGCTGCAGCTGGGGCTGCGGCAGGGTCCACAGCAGGGACCGGGTCATTGGTTGGCCCTCAAGCCCCCTTCAGTGAAGGCCAGGGGCAGCTGTTTTACCCCTGCTCTGAGGAGGGAGGTTCACTCGGCTTCTCGCGCTCACTGAATGGGGATGGCAGCGGTGAAGGAGGAGGATCAGCGCAGAACCCCCCACAGAAGAAAAAG GTTTCCCTGCTAGAATACAGGAAACGTCAGCGCGAAGCCCGTCGCAGCGGCTCCAAGACCGAGTGCAGCTCTCCTGTCTCCACAGTGCCACCTCTGACCGTGGACGCCTTCCCCGTCGCGCTGGAGACGACAAGCGAACCTCCACTACCCCCTGCTCCTACAGCTGTCTGCAACGCCAACAACACCATCGTTGTTAAAGAGCCCCAGACGAGCGAGGAGGCCGAGACGCCCGGAGAGAAAGGcgagaaggaaggaggagaaggacagTG gacGTCGTCCACTTCTGTAGAGCAGGCCCGAGAACGCAGCTACcacagagctctgctgctcagCAAAGACAAGGACACGG ATGGTGAGACAGAAGGTGGAGATACACCTGCACTGAGAGATTGCCCGTCTCCAAGTCTTCAGAAGACCCCGACTCACACC CCCTGCTCTCCTGGTCCTCTCGCTCAGTCCACCAATCGGCCACCGAAGGAGGAAGACGGCGACGGGCAGCCGAGCAAGCCTGCGGGACCCAAGTCGGCTCCTCTGACCCCCACAAAGCTGCATCCCACCCCGTTACCCTCCTCGCCGGTCCACTATCCGGGACCCTCCCTCCTGCACTCGCCCAAGCCTCAGCCTCAGGGCTCGCCGTACCGCAGCCAGAGGGCGCTGTTCTCCGCTCAGCCTCAAAACCAACCGCAGCCCCAGGCTCAGACTGGCCCAGCTCCTTTCCCCCAGTATAACACACAGAGTGCTCCACcgccacctccccctcctccaccagcaccaccGGCCTCCACGGCGTATTTTCCCAGCCAGAGCCCCTCGCCTGCTGGACCTTTCCCCGGGTTCAAACCCGCTGTCACACCCCCTTACCCTCCGTGTTCTCAGCCCCTGATGCAGACTCTTCCCCACAGCGTGCACTATCAGAGCTCAGCCGCtccaccgccgccgcctcctccgcCCCCGCACCCGATGCCCGGCCCCACCCTGCTGCACGTCAACCTGCAGCCCCCTCCCATCCAGCAGCACCAGCTCATGCTGACCACCGCccctccgccgcctcctcccCCACAGGGCCAGacctcacagcagcagcagcagcagcctcccgCTGGCAGCTCCCTGCTGTCGCTCACccctcctccgccgcctcctccacctcctccagcccCCTCGACCAACGCCCCGATGCAGGCCCACCACTTTCAGAACTTAGGGGGTTTTCAGCCGGCGTTGCTACACCCGGGCGGCGCCGCCACAAACCCTTCAGTGCCCCAATCCACGTACCCCCCACCCCTTCAGCAGACCGGActgcctccacctccccctcctcctccccaacAGACTCAACAAGGCCAGGCTCAGGCCGCCGCCTCCCAGATGCCTTCTGGGACTCGTGGAGCTCCTGCGTCCTCGACCCCCTTCCACAGCTCGGGGTACCTGAGCACAGGGTGGCACTGA
- the kmt2e gene encoding inactive histone-lysine N-methyltransferase 2E isoform X5 yields MSIVIPVGVDTADTSYLDMAAGSDRPESVEASPVVVEKSSYPHQIYSSSSHHSHSYIGLPYADHNYGARPPPTPPASPPPSMLIRQGEGGLFVPGGQDEASRGTTLSTSEDGSYGADITRCICGFTHDDGYMICCDKCSAWQHIDCMGIDRQNIPETYLCERCQPRHLDRERAILLQTRKRECLSDGDTSATESGDEVPLELYSTFQHTPTTITLTTARLGNKQADKKRKKSGDKEPPASSARAKKAFREGSRKSSRVKGAAPEQEPTESLWENKIKTWMERYEEASSNQYSEDVQVLLRVKEQGDGKSLAYNTHPASFKPPVESQVQKNKKILKAVRDLAPDSLIIEYRGKFMLRQQFEANGYFFKRPYPFVLFYSKFDGLEMCVDARSFGNEARFIRRSCTPNSEVRHVIEDGMLHLYIYSLRPITKGTEITIGFDFDYGSCKYKVDCACVKGNQECPVLKHNLEPTENLVGRRRGSRKDKETVRDDLGQNQNMGLDGEGKGKSVGDGKQRKLSPLRLSISNNQDPELYEDLEDKTSVSNEVEMESEEQIAERRRKMTREERKMEAILQAFARMEKREKRREQALERIGSIKSEVGGRSDIKEEPPATPETADSPAVMQPLLEVKEEPGLKPAKVKGSRNRKSFSRNRTHIGQQRRRARTISTCSDLQPGSPIESVEPLSNEAPEGETPTAPEPEAISSQAPDTSPPHSSSPAPDRNRTGSKNFKTKKHFVSEWVGEKQQDRGAVRTPEPAPERPLRISSDPEVLATQLNALPGMACSPQVYSTPKHYVRFSSPFLANRSPTTPGVPTGRRRSRELPETPPTTGSCKKRWLKQALEEEGSTSPARRPSLLMPCEGPLSPSINGDSDSPLPYNGTCSLPELPTPLKKRRLSPLDACMSESSTPYGSPCATPTRADQSETPATPILLATPPRPRTEEPSTEPPPNTPTQTLNAPLESESSVESSPELSRKPSVQEADRPPSLVSSPCIRAPSSDGLPAEAKVSVPESPQPPVADSVDCGEDRTDGGVVEGSSEPSSSAETCASSFPGWIKSPDRGPTGPAGLNFSPVNSNLRDLTPSHTLEPLAAPFRPDAAAGAAAGSTAGTGSLVGPQAPFSEGQGQLFYPCSEEGGSLGFSRSLNGDGSGEGGGSAQNPPQKKKVSLLEYRKRQREARRSGSKTECSSPVSTVPPLTVDAFPVALETTSEPPLPPAPTAVCNANNTIVVKEPQTSEEAETPGEKGEKEGGEGQWTSSTSVEQARERSYHRALLLSKDKDTDGETEGGDTPALRDCPSPSLQKTPTHTPCSPGPLAQSTNRPPKEEDGDGQPSKPAGPKSAPLTPTKLHPTPLPSSPVHYPGPSLLHSPKPQPQGSPYRSQRALFSAQPQNQPQPQAQTGPAPFPQYNTQSAPPPPPPPPPAPPASTAYFPSQSPSPAGPFPGFKPAVTPPYPPCSQPLMQTLPHSVHYQSSAAPPPPPPPPPHPMPGPTLLHVNLQPPPIQQHQLMLTTAPPPPPPPQGQTSQQQQQQPPAGSSLLSLTPPPPPPPPPPAPSTNAPMQAHHFQNLGGFQPALLHPGGAATNPSVPQSTYPPPLQQTGLPPPPPPPPQQTQQGQAQAAASQMPSGTRGAPASSTPFHSSGYLSTGWH; encoded by the exons CAGACCAGAATCGGTGGAGGCCAGCCCTGTGGTGGTGGAAAAGTCCAGCTACCCACACCAGATCTACAGCAGCAGTTCTCACCATTCCCACAGTTACATTGGCCTGCCTTACGCT GACCATAACTATGGGGCGCGGCCCCCACCTACACCACCagcctcccctcccccctccatgTTGATCCGACAAGGAGAGGGGGGGTTGTTTGTTCCAGGGGGCCAGGACGAAGCATCAAGGGGCACGACGCTCAGCACCTCAGAGGATGGCAGCTACGGGGCTGACATCACCCGCTGCATCTGTGGCTTCACCCACGATGACGGCTACATGATCTGCTGTGATAAGTGCAG tgCCTGGCAGCATATAGACTGCATGGGCATCGACAGGCAGAACATTCCTGAGACCTACCTGTGTGAACGCTGCCAACCACGACACCTGGATCGAGAGAGGGCCATCCTGCTGCAGACCAGGAAACGGGAATGTTTGTCTG ATGGGGACACGAGTGCTACAGAGAGTGGAGATGAGGTGCCGCTAGAGCTCTACTCCACCTTCCAACACACGCCTACCACCATCACCCTGACTACCGCGCGCCTTGGCAATAAGCAGGCTGATAAGAAACGCAAAAAGAGCGGTGATAAAGAGCCTCCAGCGTCTTCTGCCCGAGCAAAGAAG GCCTTCCGAGAAGGGTCCAGAAAGTCCTCCAGAGTAAAG ggTGCAGCGCCAGAGCAGGAGCCAACAGAGTCCCTGTgggagaacaagatcaagacGTGGATGGAGCGTTATGAGGAGGCCAGCAGCAATCAGTACAGCGAGGATGTCCAGGTCCTGTTGCGTGTCAAAGAACAAGGCGATGGCAAGAGCCTGGCGTACAACACGCACCCTGCCTCTTTCAAACCCCCTGTGGAG AGTCAAGttcagaagaacaagaagatcCTCAAAGCGGTGCGAGACTTGGCCCCAGACTCCCTCATCATTGAGTACAGGGGCAAGTTCATGCTCAGACAGCAGTTTGAGGCCAACGGATACTTCTTTAAGAG gCCATACccatttgtgttattttattctaaatttGACGGACTGGAGATGTGCGTGGACGCTCGTAGCTTCGGCAACGAAGCGCGCTTCATCCGTCGCTCCTGCACCCCTAATTCTGAA GTGCGGCACGTCATTGAGGACGGCATGCTGCATTTATACATCTACTCATTGAGGCCGATCACCAAGGGCACAGAGATCACCATCGGTTTTGATTTTGACTATGGCAGCTG TAAATACAAGGTGGACTGTGCCTGCGTGAAGGGGAATCAGGAGTGCCCGGTGCTCAAGCACAACCTCGAACCCACAGAGAACCTGGTCGGCCGGCGCAGAGGGAGTCGTAAGGACAAGGAGACGGTTCGAGACGACCTgggccagaaccagaacatgGGTCTGGACGGCGAGGGGAAGGGCAAGAGCGTGGGCGACGGCAAACAGAGGAAGCTCTCTCCTCTTCGCCTCTCTATCTCAAACAACCAG GATCCTGAGTTATATGAGGATCTAGAAGACAAAACCTCCGTTAGCAATGAAGTAGAGATGGAGTCAGAGGAGCAGattgcagagaggaggaggaagatg AcacgagaggagaggaagatggaggccATCCTGCAAGCGTTTGCCCgaatggagaagagagagaagcgaAGGGAGCAGGCGCTGGAAAGAATCGGTAGCATCAAGTCGGAGGTCGGGGGACGCAGTGACATCAAGGAGGAGCCTCCAGCCACGCCAGAGACGGCAGATTCTCCAGCTGTTATGCAG CCGCTCctggaggtgaaagaggagcCAGGATTAAAGCCGGCCAAGGTCAAAGGCTCGAGGAACAGGAAAAGTTTCTCAAGGAACCGCACGCACATTGGCCAACAGCGCCGGAGAGCTCGCACCATCAGCAcctgctctgacctgcagcctGGCTCTCCAATTGAATCTGTGGAGCCTCTGAGCAACGAAGCCCCCGAAGGAGAGACACCCACCGCACCAGAGCCGGAGGCAATCTCTTCCCAAGCACCAGACACCAGCCCTCCGCACAGCAGCTCACCTGCACCTGACAGAAACCGCACCGGGAGCAAGAACTTCAAAACTAAAAAG cacttTGTGAGTGAGTGGGTGGGAGAGAAGCAGCAGGACCGTGGTGCAGTACGAACCCCAGAGCCGGCCCCCGAGAGGCCGCTGAGAATAAGCAGTGACCCCGAAGTACTCGCCACACAGCTGAACGCCCTCCCAGGCATGGCCTGCTCTCCACAGGTCTACAGCACGCCCAAACACTACGTCCGCTTCTCGTCCCCTTTCCTGGCGAACCGCAGTCCGACAACTCCCGGAGTCCCCACTGGGAGACGGCGTTCCAGAGAACTGCCAGAAACGCCGCCAACCACCGGCTCCTGCAAGAAG CGATGGTTGAAGCAGGCCCTTGAGGAAGAGGGATCCACCAGCCCAGCCAGACGACCAAGCCTCCTCATGCCCTGTGAGGGTCCTCTTAGCCCCTCAATCAACGGAGACTCTGACAGCCCTCTTCCCTACAATGGCACCTGCTCGCTACCTG AGTTGCCCACGCCTTTGAAAAAGCGCCGGTTGAGTCCATTAGATGCCTGTATGTCTGAGAGCTCCACACCCTACGGCTCCCCTTGTGCCACGCCCACCAGGGCAGACCAATCGGAGACACCCGCAACCCCCATCTTACTGGCTACCCCACCGCGTCCCAGAACGGAGGAGCCCAGTACAGAGCCCCCGCCCAACACCCCAACGCAGACACTTAACGCCCCTCTGGAG AGTGAATCCTCTGTGGAGAGCTCCCCAGAGCTCAGCCGGAAACCCAGTGTACAAGAG GCCGATCGTCCTCCTTCGTTGGTCTCCTCTCCCTGCATCAGGGCTCCCAGTTCAGACGGACTCCCGGCTGAAGCCAAAGTGTCGGTTCCTGAGAGTCCACAGCCTCCGGTCGCCGACTCTGTGGACTGTGGAGAGGACAGGACCGATGGTGGGGTTGTAGAAGGCAGTAGTGAGCCTTCCTCGTCCGCAGAAACATGTGCTTCCTCTTTTCCTGGCTGGATAAAAAGCCCAGACAGAGGCCCGACTGGACCAGCTGGCCTGAACTTCTCTCCAGTCAACTCAAACCTAAGGGACCTCACCCCCTCACACACTCTGGAGCCCCTGGCGGCTCCCTTCAGGCCCGACGCTGCAGCTGGGGCTGCGGCAGGGTCCACAGCAGGGACCGGGTCATTGGTTGGCCCTCAAGCCCCCTTCAGTGAAGGCCAGGGGCAGCTGTTTTACCCCTGCTCTGAGGAGGGAGGTTCACTCGGCTTCTCGCGCTCACTGAATGGGGATGGCAGCGGTGAAGGAGGAGGATCAGCGCAGAACCCCCCACAGAAGAAAAAG GTTTCCCTGCTAGAATACAGGAAACGTCAGCGCGAAGCCCGTCGCAGCGGCTCCAAGACCGAGTGCAGCTCTCCTGTCTCCACAGTGCCACCTCTGACCGTGGACGCCTTCCCCGTCGCGCTGGAGACGACAAGCGAACCTCCACTACCCCCTGCTCCTACAGCTGTCTGCAACGCCAACAACACCATCGTTGTTAAAGAGCCCCAGACGAGCGAGGAGGCCGAGACGCCCGGAGAGAAAGGcgagaaggaaggaggagaaggacagTG gacGTCGTCCACTTCTGTAGAGCAGGCCCGAGAACGCAGCTACcacagagctctgctgctcagCAAAGACAAGGACACGG ATGGTGAGACAGAAGGTGGAGATACACCTGCACTGAGAGATTGCCCGTCTCCAAGTCTTCAGAAGACCCCGACTCACACC CCCTGCTCTCCTGGTCCTCTCGCTCAGTCCACCAATCGGCCACCGAAGGAGGAAGACGGCGACGGGCAGCCGAGCAAGCCTGCGGGACCCAAGTCGGCTCCTCTGACCCCCACAAAGCTGCATCCCACCCCGTTACCCTCCTCGCCGGTCCACTATCCGGGACCCTCCCTCCTGCACTCGCCCAAGCCTCAGCCTCAGGGCTCGCCGTACCGCAGCCAGAGGGCGCTGTTCTCCGCTCAGCCTCAAAACCAACCGCAGCCCCAGGCTCAGACTGGCCCAGCTCCTTTCCCCCAGTATAACACACAGAGTGCTCCACcgccacctccccctcctccaccagcaccaccGGCCTCCACGGCGTATTTTCCCAGCCAGAGCCCCTCGCCTGCTGGACCTTTCCCCGGGTTCAAACCCGCTGTCACACCCCCTTACCCTCCGTGTTCTCAGCCCCTGATGCAGACTCTTCCCCACAGCGTGCACTATCAGAGCTCAGCCGCtccaccgccgccgcctcctccgcCCCCGCACCCGATGCCCGGCCCCACCCTGCTGCACGTCAACCTGCAGCCCCCTCCCATCCAGCAGCACCAGCTCATGCTGACCACCGCccctccgccgcctcctcccCCACAGGGCCAGacctcacagcagcagcagcagcagcctcccgCTGGCAGCTCCCTGCTGTCGCTCACccctcctccgccgcctcctccacctcctccagcccCCTCGACCAACGCCCCGATGCAGGCCCACCACTTTCAGAACTTAGGGGGTTTTCAGCCGGCGTTGCTACACCCGGGCGGCGCCGCCACAAACCCTTCAGTGCCCCAATCCACGTACCCCCCACCCCTTCAGCAGACCGGActgcctccacctccccctcctcctccccaacAGACTCAACAAGGCCAGGCTCAGGCCGCCGCCTCCCAGATGCCTTCTGGGACTCGTGGAGCTCCTGCGTCCTCGACCCCCTTCCACAGCTCGGGGTACCTGAGCACAGGGTGGCACTGA